A single region of the Manihot esculenta cultivar AM560-2 chromosome 12, M.esculenta_v8, whole genome shotgun sequence genome encodes:
- the LOC110627742 gene encoding probable 2-oxoglutarate-dependent dioxygenase AOP1, translating to MDLASQNQIPVIDLSTISPHCARGIQGWHHLCLRVREACETFGCFEVVYDQISMHLRTQTFSMISQVFQLPSEIKKKNFNPKPYHGYAGQLPVVPLYESLGIEDASNYDSLKGFTQHLWPHGHQQFCQTIDSMMKPVEELHQIIQVMILDSYGLGGNSNSIMECEILLRMMRYKAPSTEEYMNGLSAHTDKLMCTLLVEEEVSGLEIETRDGQWIKLSLSPSSLVFIVGDPLMAWSNGRLHAVNHRVMMKGDKDRYSFGAFAVPKLGTTIKPPEELVDERNPQIFKEFDFWEFLMFSFSKEGLAMESAKQIFAYAGN from the exons ATGGATTTAGCTTCTCAAAATCAAATTCCAGTCATCGATCTTTCAACAATTTCACCTCACTGTGCACGAGGAATCCAAGGGTGGCACCATTTGTgcttgagagttagagaggccTGTGAAACTTTTGGGTGTTTTGAGGTGGTTTATGATCAAATATCCATGCATTTACGAACCCAGACCTTTTCAATGATAAGTCAAGTTTTCCAACTTCCTTCGGagataaagaagaagaattttAATCCTAAGCCTTACCATGGCTACGCTGGCCAGCTTCCTGTAGTTCCCTTGTATGAGAGCTTGGGTATTGAAGATGCCTCCAACTACGACTCTCTCAAAGGCTTTACACAGCATCTATGGCCTCATGGACACCAGCAATTCTG CCAAACCATTGATTCCATGATGAAGCCAGTGGAGGAGCTACACCAGATAATACAGGTGATGATTCTTGATAGCTATGGCTTGGGTGGAAACTCAAATTCCATCATGGAATGTGAGATTTTGCTTAGGATGATGAGATATAAAGCTCCATCAACTGAGGAATACATGAATGGACTCAGTGCCCATACAGATAAACTTATGTGTACTCTTCTGGTTGAAGAGGAAGTTTCAGGTCTTGAAATAGAAACCAGAGATGGACAATGGATCAAGTTGTCTCTATCTCCCAGTTCCTTGGTCTTCATTGTCGGAGATCCTCTCATG GCATGGAGCAATGGAAGATTGCATGCAGTGAATCATAGGGTGATGATGAAAGGAGACAAAGACAGGTACTCGTTTGGAGCCTTTGCTGTTCCAAAATTGGGGACAACGATCAAGCCACCAGAAGAACTAGTTGATGAAAGAAATCCACAGATTTTTAAGGAGTTTGATTTTTGGGAATTCCTGATGTTCTCATTTTCAAAGGAGGGACTTGCTATGGAGTCAGCCAAACAGATCTTTGCATATGCTGGGAACTAG